The following are encoded together in the Pedobacter steynii genome:
- a CDS encoding beta strand repeat-containing protein — translation MRYLKTIILLWVSILACLTANAQSANSHTASAGGGTGALPGGSTVDFTVGEAIISTIGTNPIFTQGLHQTLLFLGVTNVSSTNTVTLYKEGGVINVTITFDQPVFVTGNPELALNSGGKAIYASGSGTNTLNFTYTVAAGETSADLDYTAINSLTLAGGSTIQNAMGANAALTLPAPGAAGSLGANKDFVIDTTAPNAPSTPVMATASDSGVSNSDNITNVTIPVFTGTAEAGSTVTLYDTDGTTVLGTGVATGGNWSITATTMTEGAHTLTAKATDAAGNEGLASAGLVVTIDATAPTLAITSDVPQLKAGETATITFTFSEDPGTTFAWDGTTGDVVVTGGTLGAISGSGLTRTATFTPTPASSGTASITVAAATYTDAAGNDGGAGITPALIFDTVIPNAPSAPVLATASDSGISNSDNITNVTIPVFTGTAEAGSTVTLYDTDGTTVLGTGVATGGNWSITSSVLAPGVHTVTAKATDAVGNESPASAGLAVTIDTTAPTLAITSDVPQLKAGETATITFTFSEDPGTTFAWDGTTGDVVVSGGTLGAISGSGLTRTATFTPTPASSGTVSITVAAATYTDVAGNDGGAGSTPALTFDTSVPNAPSAPVLATASDSGVSNSDNITNVTIPVFTGTAEPGSTVTLYDTDGTTVLGTGIATGGNWSITSSVLTPGVHAVTAKATDAVGNESPASAGLVVTIDTTAPTLAITSDVPQLKAGETATITFTFSEDPGTTFAWDGTIGDIVITGGTLGAISGSGLTRTSTFTPTPASSGTVSITVAAATYTDVAGNDGGAGTTPALTFDTAIPNAPSTPVLATASDSGISNSDNITNVTTPVFTGTAEPGSTVTLYVTDGTVAGTSVIGTGIATAGNWSITSSTLIPGARTIIAKATDAIGNISPASSGLIVTIDTTAPTLAITSDVPQLKSGETANITFTFSEDPGTTFAWDGTTGDVVVSGGTLGAVSGSGLIRTATFTPTPASTGTASITVAAATYTDVAGNDGGAGSTPALTFDTSVPNAPSAPVLATASDSGISNSDNITNVTTPVFTGTAEPGSTVTLYDTDGTTVIGTGIATGGNWSITASTLTPGTHTITAKATDAVGNESPASAGLAVTIDTTAPTLAITSDVPQLKSGETANITFTFSEDPGTTFAWDGTTGDVVVTGGTLGAISGSGLTRTATFTPTPASSGTVSITVAAATYTDAAGNDGGAGTTPALTFDTQSPNAPSAPVLAAASDSGISNSDNITNVTTPVFTGTAEPGSTVTLYDTDGTTVIGTGIAIGGNWSITASTLTPGTHTITAKATDAVGNESPASAGLAVTIDTTAPTLAITSDVPQLKSGETANITFTFSEDPGTTFAWDGTTGDVVVSGGTLGAISGSGLTRTATFTPTPASSGTVSITVAAATYTDAAGNDGGAGTTPALTFDTQSPNAPSAPVLAAASDSGISNSDNITNVTTPVFTGTAEPGSTVTLYDTDGTTVIGTGIATGGNWSITASTLTPGTHTITAKATDAVGNESPASAGLAVTIDTTAPTLAITSDVPQLKSGETANITFTFSEDPGTTFAWDGTTGDVVVTGGTLGAISGSGLTRTATFTPTPASSGTVSITVAAATYTDAAGNDGGAGTTPALTFDTQSPNAPSAPVLAAASDSGISNSDNITNVTTPVFTGTAEPGSTVTLYDTDGTTVIGTGVAAGGNWSITASTLTPGTHTITAKATDAVGNESPASAGLAVTIDTTAPTLAITSDVPQLKSGETANITFTSVKIREQLLPGTELPVMSW, via the coding sequence ATGAGATACCTTAAAACAATTATATTGTTATGGGTTTCGATTTTGGCTTGCTTAACAGCAAATGCTCAATCTGCGAATAGCCATACAGCCAGTGCCGGAGGTGGCACGGGCGCATTGCCCGGAGGGAGTACTGTGGATTTTACTGTCGGAGAAGCAATCATCTCCACAATTGGAACCAATCCAATATTCACCCAGGGGCTACACCAGACCCTGTTATTCCTCGGAGTAACTAATGTCAGCTCTACAAACACAGTCACCCTTTACAAAGAAGGAGGAGTCATTAATGTGACCATTACATTTGACCAGCCTGTTTTCGTAACCGGGAATCCTGAGCTTGCCCTGAATAGTGGCGGTAAGGCCATTTATGCCTCAGGCAGTGGAACCAATACCCTTAATTTTACTTATACAGTAGCTGCCGGTGAGACTTCAGCAGATCTGGATTATACCGCGATTAATTCCCTGACACTTGCAGGAGGCAGTACGATTCAGAATGCAATGGGCGCCAATGCAGCATTAACCTTACCTGCACCTGGTGCAGCCGGTTCTTTAGGCGCAAATAAAGATTTCGTCATTGACACTACCGCACCAAATGCACCATCTACACCTGTTATGGCTACGGCCAGCGACAGTGGAGTTTCAAATTCGGATAACATTACCAATGTCACTATTCCGGTATTTACAGGTACCGCAGAAGCTGGATCAACCGTAACGCTATATGATACCGACGGCACAACCGTATTGGGAACCGGTGTAGCTACCGGTGGAAACTGGTCTATTACAGCGACTACGATGACCGAAGGGGCACATACACTGACAGCAAAGGCTACAGATGCCGCAGGCAATGAAGGCCTGGCTTCAGCCGGACTTGTAGTAACCATTGACGCCACCGCCCCTACTCTGGCCATCACCAGTGATGTGCCACAACTTAAAGCAGGGGAAACAGCAACCATCACTTTTACCTTTAGTGAAGATCCGGGAACAACTTTTGCCTGGGACGGAACTACAGGTGATGTCGTGGTAACCGGAGGAACACTCGGAGCCATATCTGGTTCTGGTTTAACCCGTACCGCAACCTTTACACCGACACCGGCAAGCTCTGGAACGGCAAGCATTACTGTAGCTGCAGCAACCTACACCGATGCAGCAGGTAATGACGGTGGCGCAGGAATAACCCCTGCACTGATCTTCGATACGGTCATTCCAAACGCCCCGTCTGCGCCAGTATTAGCTACAGCCAGTGATAGTGGAATATCGAATTCAGATAACATCACCAATGTGACCATCCCTGTATTTACAGGTACCGCAGAAGCTGGATCAACCGTAACGCTATATGATACCGACGGGACAACTGTTCTGGGAACTGGTGTAGCTACCGGTGGAAACTGGTCTATCACCAGCTCCGTTCTGGCTCCTGGAGTACATACAGTTACCGCCAAAGCAACTGATGCGGTGGGTAATGAAAGCCCGGCTTCAGCTGGACTGGCAGTAACTATTGATACCACTGCTCCTACTCTGGCCATCACCAGTGATGTGCCACAGCTAAAAGCCGGGGAAACAGCAACCATCACCTTTACCTTCAGTGAAGATCCGGGTACAACTTTTGCCTGGGATGGAACTACTGGTGATGTCGTGGTAAGCGGAGGCACACTTGGAGCCATATCCGGTTCTGGTTTAACCCGTACTGCAACCTTTACGCCAACTCCGGCGAGCTCCGGAACGGTAAGTATTACTGTAGCAGCAGCAACTTACACTGATGTAGCTGGTAATGATGGCGGAGCAGGAAGCACTCCTGCACTGACCTTTGATACTTCCGTTCCAAATGCTCCGTCTGCGCCAGTATTGGCAACAGCAAGCGACAGTGGAGTATCTAATTCAGATAACATTACCAATGTCACCATTCCTGTATTTACAGGTACCGCAGAACCAGGATCAACCGTAACGCTATATGATACCGATGGGACAACTGTTCTTGGAACCGGTATTGCTACCGGTGGAAACTGGTCCATCACCAGCTCCGTTCTGACTCCTGGAGTACATGCGGTTACCGCTAAAGCAACTGATGCGGTGGGTAATGAAAGCCCGGCTTCAGCAGGACTGGTAGTAACTATAGATACTACTGCTCCAACCTTGGCCATCACCAGTGATGTGCCACAACTTAAAGCAGGGGAAACAGCAACCATCACCTTTACCTTCAGTGAAGATCCGGGTACAACTTTTGCCTGGGATGGAACTATCGGTGATATAGTAATAACCGGAGGAACACTCGGAGCCATATCTGGTTCTGGTTTAACCCGTACCTCAACCTTTACACCAACTCCGGCGAGTTCCGGAACAGTAAGCATTACTGTGGCAGCAGCAACTTATACTGATGTAGCTGGTAATGATGGCGGCGCAGGAACAACCCCTGCCCTGACCTTCGATACAGCCATTCCAAATGCCCCATCTACGCCTGTTCTGGCTACAGCAAGTGATAGTGGAATATCTAATTCTGATAACATTACCAATGTCACCACACCTGTATTTACAGGTACCGCAGAACCAGGTTCAACAGTAACACTTTATGTTACTGACGGAACAGTCGCTGGTACAAGCGTAATCGGAACTGGCATTGCAACAGCTGGAAACTGGTCAATTACTTCAAGTACATTGATACCAGGCGCACGCACTATTATCGCCAAAGCAACGGATGCAATTGGCAATATAAGTCCTGCCTCATCCGGACTTATCGTAACCATTGATACCACCGCTCCAACTCTGGCCATCACCAGTGATGTACCTCAATTAAAATCAGGAGAAACAGCCAACATCACCTTTACCTTCAGTGAAGATCCGGGAACAACTTTTGCCTGGGACGGAACTACCGGTGATGTTGTGGTAAGCGGAGGAACACTTGGAGCCGTATCTGGTTCTGGTTTAATCCGTACCGCCACCTTTACGCCAACTCCGGCAAGTACCGGAACGGCAAGCATTACTGTAGCAGCAGCAACGTATACTGATGTAGCTGGTAATGACGGTGGCGCGGGAAGCACTCCTGCACTGACCTTTGATACTTCCGTTCCAAATGCTCCGTCTGCGCCAGTATTGGCCACAGCAAGTGATAGTGGAATATCGAATTCTGATAACATCACCAATGTGACCACTCCTGTGTTTACAGGTACCGCAGAACCAGGTTCTACCGTAACCCTTTACGATACTGACGGGACAACTGTAATCGGAACCGGTATTGCTACCGGTGGAAACTGGTCAATTACAGCAAGTACATTGACACCAGGCACACATACCATTACTGCTAAAGCAACTGACGCAGTGGGTAATGAAAGTCCGGCTTCAGCAGGACTGGCAGTAACTATTGATACTACTGCTCCGACCCTGGCCATCACCAGTGATGTGCCTCAATTAAAATCAGGAGAAACAGCCAACATCACCTTTACCTTCAGTGAAGATCCGGGTACAACTTTTGCCTGGGACGGAACGACCGGTGATGTCGTGGTAACCGGAGGAACACTTGGAGCCATATCTGGTTCTGGTCTAACCCGTACCGCAACCTTTACACCAACACCGGCAAGCTCCGGAACAGTAAGCATTACTGTAGCTGCAGCAACGTATACAGATGCGGCTGGTAATGACGGTGGCGCAGGAACAACCCCTGCACTGACCTTCGATACTCAGAGTCCTAACGCTCCATCTGCACCTGTTCTGGCTGCAGCAAGTGATAGTGGAATATCGAATTCTGATAACATCACCAATGTGACCACTCCTGTGTTTACAGGTACCGCAGAACCAGGTTCTACCGTAACCCTTTACGATACTGACGGGACAACTGTAATCGGAACCGGTATTGCTATCGGTGGAAACTGGTCAATTACAGCAAGCACATTGACACCAGGCACACATACCATTACTGCTAAAGCAACTGACGCAGTGGGTAATGAAAGCCCGGCTTCAGCAGGACTGGCAGTAACTATTGACACCACTGCTCCAACCTTGGCCATCACCAGTGATGTACCTCAATTAAAATCAGGAGAAACAGCCAACATCACCTTTACCTTCAGTGAAGATCCGGGAACAACTTTTGCCTGGGACGGAACTACCGGTGATGTCGTGGTAAGCGGAGGAACACTTGGAGCCATATCCGGTTCTGGTTTAACCCGTACCGCAACCTTTACACCGACACCGGCAAGCTCCGGAACAGTAAGCATTACTGTAGCTGCAGCAACGTATACAGATGCGGCTGGTAATGATGGTGGCGCGGGAACAACCCCTGCCCTGACTTTCGATACTCAGAGTCCTAACGCTCCATCTGCTCCTGTTCTGGCTGCAGCAAGTGATAGTGGAATATCGAATTCTGATAACATCACCAATGTGACCACTCCTGTGTTTACAGGTACCGCAGAACCAGGTTCAACCGTAACGTTATATGATACTGACGGTACAACTGTAATTGGAACCGGTATTGCTACCGGTGGAAACTGGTCAATTACAGCAAGTACATTGACACCAGGCACACATACCATTACAGCTAAAGCAACTGACGCAGTGGGTAATGAAAGCCCGGCTTCAGCAGGACTGGCAGTAACTATTGACACCACTGCTCCAACCTTGGCCATCACCAGTGATGTACCTCAATTAAAATCAGGAGAAACAGCCAACATCACCTTTACCTTCAGTGAAGATCCGGGAACAACTTTTGCCTGGGACGGAACTACCGGTGATGTCGTGGTAACCGGAGGAACACTTGGAGCCATATCCGGTTCTGGTTTAACCCGTACCGCAACCTTTACACCAACGCCAGCAAGCTCCGGAACAGTAAGCATTACAGTAGCAGCAGCAACCTACACCGATGCAGCGGGTAATGACGGTGGCGCAGGAACAACCCCTGCCCTGACTTTCGATACTCAGAGTCCTAACGCTCCATCTGCTCCTGTTCTGGCTGCAGCAAGTGATAGTGGAATATCGAATTCTGATAACATCACCAATGTGACCACTCCTGTGTTTACAGGTACCGCAGAACCAGGTTCAACCGTAACGTTATATGATACTGACGGGACAACTGTAATCGGAACTGGTGTAGCTGCCGGTGGAAACTGGTCAATTACAGCAAGTACATTGACACCAGGCACACATACCATTACTGCTAAAGCAACTGACGCAGTGGGTAATGAAAGTCCGGCTTCAGCAGGACTGGCAGTAACTATTGATACTACTGCTCCGACCCTGGCCATCACCAGTGATGTGCCTCAATTAAAATCAGGAGAAACAGCCAACATCACCTTTACTTCAGTGAAGATCCGGGAACAACTTTTGCCTGGGACGGAACTACCGGTGATGTCGTGGTAA
- a CDS encoding exosporium glycoprotein BclB-related protein, whose translation MKKATFTLLVLFLFALKSFAQAPQKINYQAVIRNPAGQPVPNQAVGLRLTVQEGPVGAAVYTETQLPTSNAFGLVNLQIGAGTVVSGTFSAIPWNTGNKYLKIEADITGGTAYTTIGTVELVSVPYALNSEKSNDNRWSLSGTDILNNNAGSVGIGAGTGTFPATDAVLDIWSSTKGILIPRVASAAAIASPSDGLLVYQTNAPKGFYYSKTGVWVRLTDANDASGSTNGGAIIPFASGVPVTLTTIAGGLAGTPSFIGFGNSAPSLSLLGSTIDLTGAAGTLLNFAFSMPRSGTIKSMSAYFSTTAALSLIGTTVAITAQLYSSTAPNNSFTAVPGASVTLAPSLSGIISIGAVSNGITTGLNIPVTAQTRFLLVFSTSAAGISLLTTTAGYAGAGLSIE comes from the coding sequence ATGAAAAAAGCAACTTTTACTCTATTAGTGTTATTTTTATTTGCGCTTAAAAGTTTCGCGCAAGCTCCACAAAAAATAAACTATCAGGCCGTCATCCGAAACCCCGCCGGACAGCCTGTACCCAACCAGGCTGTGGGACTCAGGTTAACCGTACAGGAAGGACCTGTGGGTGCCGCTGTATATACAGAGACACAACTACCAACTTCTAATGCATTCGGGCTGGTAAATTTGCAAATCGGAGCAGGAACCGTGGTGAGCGGAACCTTTTCAGCCATTCCCTGGAATACTGGAAATAAATACCTTAAAATTGAGGCCGATATAACCGGGGGTACCGCCTATACCACCATCGGAACCGTCGAGCTGGTCAGCGTACCTTATGCCTTAAATTCAGAGAAAAGCAATGATAATCGCTGGTCTCTTTCTGGCACGGACATTTTAAACAATAATGCTGGAAGCGTAGGTATTGGAGCGGGAACGGGTACTTTTCCGGCAACAGATGCCGTTTTAGATATCTGGTCAAGCACCAAGGGAATACTAATTCCCAGAGTGGCCTCAGCAGCAGCAATAGCTTCTCCAAGTGATGGTTTATTGGTTTATCAAACTAATGCACCGAAAGGATTTTACTATTCAAAAACAGGTGTATGGGTAAGACTCACCGATGCAAATGATGCATCGGGTAGCACAAATGGTGGCGCAATTATTCCTTTTGCATCGGGCGTACCTGTAACCTTGACGACCATTGCAGGTGGACTTGCCGGTACACCCAGCTTTATTGGCTTCGGTAACAGTGCACCCAGCCTCTCCCTACTTGGTTCTACAATTGACCTGACAGGAGCAGCGGGTACACTTTTAAACTTCGCTTTCTCCATGCCAAGATCTGGGACAATCAAAAGTATGTCTGCTTATTTCAGTACTACAGCTGCCTTATCACTTATCGGTACAACTGTAGCCATTACCGCACAACTTTACTCGAGTACAGCACCCAATAACAGTTTTACCGCTGTTCCAGGAGCCTCGGTTACTTTAGCACCTTCATTGTCAGGCATCATTAGTATAGGAGCAGTATCCAATGGAATTACGACAGGCCTCAACATTCCGGTAACCGCTCAGACGCGATTTTTGCTGGTGTTTTCTACTTCAGCTGCGGGGATAAGCCTGCTTACTACCACAGCTGGTTATGCCGGTGCCGGATTAAGTATTGAGTAA
- a CDS encoding helix-turn-helix domain-containing protein: MTLYLFFTSISCFFLLLFSQHLFFAKRGIKLLNRLLAVLFFTRFGQILISLLIHSDQQHLYPTLYQVFTPISYAAPACFYLYVSSFIQGNSRLLKFQWMHFIPACLALIHVFPWPLNEINWPVVADQVERNKQLFITERTGLFPALFYYLGRPVLIVGYLIATWYVVLKSRILDSKAGHSGRNWLSFFLKTATFFQLTGFLPLLLWNVEKPGINTVLMILNCMILLVILIFVLHQPKLFYGYLFVSVDLDMEAIKSHAPPVLNSAKKVSLLPDQLISYSNSMKEVMEMKRPYLLESFQIVDLAGELNIPVHHCSFVLNNLIGKNFRDWINEYRINSFMEQYPLKAERMTIESVAHECGFKSIATFYNAFKKETGLMPTAYFSRKKVS; the protein is encoded by the coding sequence ATGACGCTCTATCTATTTTTCACCAGCATTAGCTGCTTTTTTCTACTCTTGTTTTCACAACACTTGTTTTTCGCAAAACGAGGAATAAAGCTATTGAACCGTTTACTGGCTGTACTTTTCTTTACACGTTTTGGTCAGATTCTGATTTCACTACTCATTCACTCCGATCAACAGCATCTATACCCAACACTTTACCAGGTTTTCACCCCGATTAGCTATGCGGCTCCTGCCTGTTTTTATTTATATGTCTCCAGCTTTATCCAGGGTAACAGCCGCCTGCTTAAATTTCAATGGATGCATTTTATTCCTGCCTGTTTAGCGTTAATTCATGTCTTTCCCTGGCCATTGAATGAAATTAACTGGCCTGTAGTGGCCGACCAAGTTGAAAGGAACAAACAATTGTTTATAACCGAAAGAACCGGTCTGTTTCCTGCATTATTCTATTACCTCGGTAGACCTGTCCTGATTGTGGGCTATCTCATTGCCACCTGGTATGTGGTATTGAAATCAAGAATACTGGATAGTAAAGCAGGTCATTCCGGCAGAAACTGGCTTTCATTCTTTCTTAAGACTGCCACCTTTTTTCAGCTGACAGGTTTCCTTCCCCTCCTGTTGTGGAATGTAGAAAAACCAGGGATCAATACGGTGTTGATGATACTGAATTGTATGATCCTACTAGTCATTCTCATTTTTGTGCTGCATCAGCCTAAATTATTCTACGGATATCTATTTGTCTCCGTTGACCTGGATATGGAAGCCATTAAATCTCATGCCCCTCCTGTTCTGAACTCTGCAAAAAAAGTAAGCCTTTTACCTGATCAGCTGATCAGTTATTCCAATTCAATGAAAGAAGTGATGGAAATGAAACGGCCGTACCTGCTGGAGAGCTTTCAGATTGTTGATCTTGCCGGAGAACTTAATATCCCGGTTCATCACTGTTCTTTTGTGCTCAATAACCTCATCGGGAAAAATTTCCGCGACTGGATCAATGAGTACCGGATTAATTCCTTTATGGAGCAGTATCCACTTAAAGCGGAAAGAATGACCATAGAATCTGTTGCTCATGAATGTGGTTTCAAAAGCATCGCCACATTCTATAATGCATTTAAGAAAGAAACAGGCTTAATGCCTACCGCTTATTTTTCCCGAAAGAAAGTCTCTTAA
- a CDS encoding DUF6620 family protein, producing MSENPLLEPIHGISLEDYSAACAKMGSGLSENEAAKALGVEFPVWQEANLLWQERMKEDATYQIVTLFGQYFGTADQHPKFSNLQTNVSPQSVGNIEKIKTDKDFYQELEVARQVAYDYGLDGANWIVDQYGIPLGDFQIAASLWNEQIHKDIAADYQKYNQTQNAYREKYTQLFSHAQGGNLADDIEF from the coding sequence ATGTCTGAGAACCCACTATTAGAACCAATTCACGGTATTAGTTTAGAAGATTACAGCGCTGCCTGCGCAAAAATGGGAAGCGGTTTAAGCGAAAATGAAGCAGCAAAAGCCTTAGGTGTAGAATTCCCAGTATGGCAGGAGGCCAATTTATTGTGGCAAGAACGGATGAAAGAAGATGCGACCTATCAGATTGTCACTCTTTTTGGCCAATATTTTGGTACCGCAGACCAACATCCGAAATTCAGTAACCTGCAAACGAATGTCTCTCCGCAAAGTGTAGGAAATATTGAAAAAATCAAAACAGATAAAGATTTTTATCAGGAACTGGAGGTGGCCAGACAGGTTGCTTATGATTATGGTTTGGACGGAGCAAACTGGATTGTAGATCAATACGGAATTCCTCTGGGCGATTTTCAAATCGCCGCTTCATTATGGAACGAACAGATCCATAAAGATATTGCCGCTGATTATCAAAAATACAATCAGACACAGAACGCCTACAGAGAAAAATACACGCAATTGTTTAGTCATGCACAAGGTGGAAATCTGGCTGACGATATTGAATTCTAG
- a CDS encoding SPFH domain-containing protein has translation MALPFIEIIESLSPHPNMLMWKFADADKEIKNGAVLTVRESQQALMLNEGHLADVFSAGKHTLKTENIPILSALKGWKYGFESPFKADIYFFNTHQFVNLRWGTPSPILMRDENFGQVRVRAFGNYNIRINDIGLFFKEYAGTYPNLGIAELELQLRDFIAPKFAEVLAQEKIAVMDVAGNISELNEKIRPLIQSFFTGFGIDITQFTITSVTLPDEVLKYYDKVTGMNMITDIHKYSQFSIANAMDKDHSEMADTARQGLAMGMIMNMSPNGIVQDKTRPAEDVLGRLKNLKELFNMQLITETEYAAKKEELLKLL, from the coding sequence ATGGCATTACCATTTATAGAAATTATTGAATCCCTTAGTCCACATCCAAATATGCTGATGTGGAAATTTGCGGATGCAGATAAGGAAATCAAAAATGGCGCAGTATTGACCGTCAGAGAAAGTCAGCAGGCATTGATGTTGAATGAAGGACATCTTGCCGATGTTTTTTCTGCTGGAAAACATACTCTAAAAACAGAAAACATTCCTATACTATCTGCTTTAAAGGGATGGAAATACGGGTTTGAAAGTCCTTTCAAAGCAGATATCTATTTTTTCAACACCCATCAATTTGTGAATCTCAGATGGGGAACGCCAAGCCCGATACTAATGAGGGATGAGAATTTCGGACAGGTACGTGTCCGGGCATTCGGCAACTACAATATCAGGATTAACGATATCGGCCTCTTCTTTAAAGAATATGCAGGCACTTATCCCAATCTTGGTATTGCAGAACTGGAGTTACAATTACGTGATTTCATTGCCCCTAAATTTGCAGAAGTATTGGCGCAGGAAAAAATAGCGGTGATGGATGTCGCGGGAAATATTTCCGAGCTGAATGAAAAGATAAGACCTTTAATTCAATCCTTTTTCACCGGATTTGGGATTGACATCACACAATTCACCATTACCAGCGTTACCTTACCAGACGAAGTGCTGAAGTATTATGACAAGGTAACGGGTATGAATATGATCACAGACATTCATAAATATTCTCAATTCAGTATTGCCAATGCAATGGATAAAGATCATTCTGAAATGGCCGATACAGCAAGACAAGGTCTGGCCATGGGAATGATTATGAATATGTCTCCCAATGGAATCGTTCAGGATAAAACAAGGCCGGCGGAAGATGTATTGGGAAGACTCAAAAACTTAAAGGAACTTTTTAATATGCAACTAATAACTGAGACAGAATATGCCGCTAAAAAAGAAGAGTTATTAAAACTGCTCTAA